One part of the Vitis riparia cultivar Riparia Gloire de Montpellier isolate 1030 chromosome 15, EGFV_Vit.rip_1.0, whole genome shotgun sequence genome encodes these proteins:
- the LOC117932462 gene encoding anthocyanidin reductase ((2S)-flavan-3-ol-forming)-like, with the protein MISAAKQRLVMEKMSCKVCVTGGSGYIGSYLVKKLLQKGYTVHTTLRNMEDHAKVGLLQSFPNAETRLKLFQADIYNPDEFEEAIKGCEFVFHVATPLHHSEGFQYKNTTEAAIAGAKSIAMSCIKSGSVRRLIYTATVMAASPLTDDGSSFKDSMDESCWTPPNLSLPYTNSFVEDYTDSKTLAEKEILSFGNNSNGGLEVVTLACGLVGGDTLLSYTPASVAVLIAQLTDNPYHYQLLRFLEESLGKIPIIHIDDVCEAHIFCMEKPSIHGRFLCTNSYISSAEITDYYQKNHPQFDIKPEYLNGPKRKIKWGSTKLIEEGFEYKYDTSMILDDSIKCGRKMGDLQ; encoded by the exons ATGATCAGTGCTGCAAAACAAAGACTTGTAATGGAGAAAATGAGCTGCAAGGTTTGTGTTACAGGAGGCTCAGGCTACATTGGCTCTTACCTGGTCAAGAAGCTTTTGCAGAAGGGCTACACAGTCCATACAACGCTCAGGAACATGG AGGATCATGCCAAGGTGGGACTCCTCCAGAGCTTCCCTAACGCGGAGACGAGGCTGAAGCTGTTTCAGGCCGATATTTACAATCCTGATGAGTTCGAGGAGGCCATCAAAGGGTGTGAATTCGTATTCCATGTGGCCACCCCCCTGCATCACAGTGAGGGCTTTCAG TATAAGAACACCACTGAAGCTGCAATTGCTGGGGCAAAGAGCATTGCCATGTCTTGCATTAAATCAGGATCAGTGAGGCGACTCATCTACACTGCCACCGTCATGGCTGCATCCCCCTTGACAGATGACGGGTCTAGTTTCAAGGACTCCATGGATGAATCTTGTTGGACCCCTCCGAACCTTTCACTTCCTTATACTAATTCTTTTGTCGAG GACTACACAGATTCTAAGACACTGGCTGAGAAAGAAATCTTGAGCTTTGGCAACAACAGTAATGGTGGGTTGGAGGTGGTGACGCTAGCTTGTGGGCTTGTCGGTGGGGACACTCTTCTGTCTTACACGCCTGCCAGCGTAGCTGTACTTATAGCTCAGCTCACAGACAACCCATACCACTATCAATTACTCAGGTTCTTGGAGGAGTCGCTGGGAAAGATTCCAATCATACACATAGATGATGTCTGTGAAGCCCATATCTTCTGTATGGAGAAACCTTCAATCCATGGCAGATTCTTATGCACAAACTCCTATATTTCTTCAGCAGAAATCACCGACTACTATCAAAAGAATCACCCTCAATTTGATATCAAACCAGA ATATTTGAATGGGCCAAAGAGAAAGATTAAGTGGGGATCAACTAAGCTAATTGAGGAAGGGTTTGAGTACAAATATGATACCAGTATGATACTGGATGATAGTATCAAGTGTGGAAGGAAGATGGGTGATCTTCAATAG